From the Nodularia sp. NIES-3585 genome, one window contains:
- a CDS encoding TMEM14 family protein: protein MNLSIIAALTYGILAIIGGIIGYIKANSQVSLFSGTISGLLLILAAYFQIQGQAWALILAVLVTVSLVIFFALRLAKTRKFMPAGMMVILGVLALTFMVNQLMIGR, encoded by the coding sequence ATGAATTTAAGTATAATTGCTGCACTTACCTATGGCATTTTAGCGATTATTGGTGGCATCATCGGCTACATTAAGGCTAATAGTCAAGTTTCGCTTTTCAGTGGTACTATTAGTGGTTTATTACTAATTTTAGCTGCTTACTTTCAAATCCAAGGTCAAGCCTGGGCTTTGATTTTAGCAGTTTTGGTCACCGTAAGTTTAGTAATTTTCTTTGCATTGAGATTAGCTAAAACACGCAAGTTTATGCCTGCGGGAATGATGGTGATTTTGGGTGTGTTGGCGTTGACATTCATGGTGAATCAATTAATGATCGGTAGATAA